One segment of Ricinus communis isolate WT05 ecotype wild-type chromosome 8, ASM1957865v1, whole genome shotgun sequence DNA contains the following:
- the LOC8267287 gene encoding uncharacterized protein LOC8267287 isoform X2, translating to MESELEVQEELKKDLLALRKLYGLLQTSCLDVDDRARILFKNLLDTARDNFLCIHSQMIATAERSGTPCLSKPMQATALSNWKPPTSSKPSIAAIQSNSYGNNSPKSDTDQSLLIKPSLVQAVSEQSRLSLSSQSKSQERKKRCRVCQQASVRPQREDSNYTDEYGVNGQAIDFLGGLRPVTSNKQAETASIFDPTEVTATPIMQPKIEETATSKFGHTTDDTSKGTLVLGKREKLSAPENRMTPNGKISRAVELLCPGQSQNMNFNLGRVKRVSGAPSQANESLTYQYVHGFRIPPSEDVGVINLPSHTVKMMKKKLHNQITQDSSSLPDSVKKLIMKPSEDVSMINLPSHTVKMMKKKLHNQTTQDSSSLPDSVKKLIMKPMLLRNESPPLRKRDRLNRNRGMNTKRPIVGGLHQQKTFPYHQETGQISMSSSTTSYSSTSRPETKFSTSSSSGDNMPGRFRNVTPESSLYDSRSNSSPPYSSGSYRKVDVGPASKAAGPRRILRSSPDKAIGRLKRLKNKLRLIFHHHHHHHHHHHHHQQTDTDRDDSHGDRKGRAQTTSMWKNMHKILDHGNKQKVYEKQAVGKVRKSTISKNNQVGQFQALVQGLIRHVRHSKKSDLPKGGIQRGHKKGWWKMFQRHRGVKLTNKGRVRLQFTSKKPQIKASKKMT from the exons ATGGAATCGGAATTAGAAGTCCAGGAAGAACTGAAGAAGGATTTGCTTGCCTTGAGAAAACTGTATGGGCTGCTCCAAACCTCCTGTTTAGAT GTGGATGATAGAGCAAGAATACTTTTCAAGAATCTGTTAGATACTGCTAGAGACAACTTTTTATGCATCCACTctcag ATGATAGCTACTGCAGAGCGATCGGGCACACCCTGTTTGTCCAAACCTATGCAGGCCACAGCCTTGTCAAATTGGAAGCCTCCTACATCATCCAAGCCTTCAATTGCTGCAATTCAGTCTAATTCTTATGGAAACAATTCGCCAAAATCAGATACTGACCAATCACTACTTATCAAGCCTTCGCTTGTTCAGGCAGTTTCCGAGCAATCAAGACTGAGTCTTTCCTCACAAAGTAAATCtcaggaaagaaagaaacgcTGCAGAGTTTGTCAGCAAGCGAGTGTGAGGCCACAGAGGGAAGACAGTAACTACACAGATGAATATGGAGTCAATGGACAAGCGATAGACTTTTTGGGTGGCCTAAGACCAGTGACGAGTAATAAACAAGCGGAAACAGCAA GTATTTTTGATCCAACAGAAGTTACTGCTACTCCTATCATGCAACcaaaaatagaagaaactGCAACAAGCAAATTCGGTCATACCACCGATGACACTAGCAAAGGAACTTTGGTTTTGGGGAAGAGGGAAAAACTTTCTGCTCCTGAGAATAGAATGACCCCTAATGGCAAGATTTCCCGGGCAGTTGAATTACTGTGCCCAGGCCAGAGTCAGAACATGAATTTCAATTTGGGACGAGTGAAGCGGGTAAGTGGAGCACCAAGTCAGGCTAATGAATCTTTGACATATCAGTATGTTCATGGCTTTCGGATCCCTCCGAGTGAGGATGTTGGCGTGATAAATCTTCCCAGCCATACTGTtaagatgatgaagaagaagctgCATAATCAGATAACCCAAGACAGTAGTTCCCTCCCTGATTCAGTGAAGAAGCTGATTATGAAGCCGAGTGAGGATGTTAGCATGATAAATCTTCCTAGCCATACGGTtaagatgatgaagaagaagctgCATAATCAGACAACCCAAGACAGCAGTTCCCTCCCTGATTCAGTGAAGAAGCTGATTATGAAGCCAATGCTGCTACGTAATGAGTCCCCACCTCTGCGTAAGAGAGATCGCCTGAACAGGAATAGAGGGATGAACACCAAGAGGCCGATTGTGGGTGGTCTACATCAGCAAAAGACATTCCCTTATCACCAAGAAACAGGCCAGATTTCCATGTCGAGTTCTACCACTTCCTATAGCTCGACAAGTCGGCCGGAAACCAAATTCAGCACCAGCTCCAGCAGCGGTGATAACATGCCAGGGCGGTTCCGTAATGTGACTCCTGAAAGTAGTTTATATGACAGTAGGAGTAACTCTTCTCCTCCTTATAGTTCAGGAAGTTACAGGAAAGTAGATGTAGGTCCTGCAAGTAAGGCTGCAGGTCCTAGAAGAATATTGAGATCAAGTCCTGATAAAGCAATTGGACGGCTGAAAAGGTTGAAGAACAAATTAAGGCTAATATTtcatcaccaccaccaccaccaccaccatcatCACCACCATCAACAAACTGACACTGACAGGGATGATAGTCATGGTGATCGTAAAGGGAGGGCTCAAACCACATCAATGTGGAAGAACATGCACAAAATTTTAGACCACGGAAACAAGCAAAAGGTTTACGAGAAACAAGCAGTTGGGAAAGTGAGAAAATCAACCATTAGTAAGAATAATCAGGTTGGACAATTTCAGGCACTGGTGCAAGGGTTGATAAGGCATGTTAGGCATTCAAAGAAATCAGATCTACCCAAGGGTGGAATCCAACGTGGTCACAAGAAGGGCTGGTGGAAAATGTTTCAGCGCCACCGTGGGGTTAAACTGACCAATAAAGGGCGTGTTAGACTCCAGTTTACCAGTAAGAAGCCACAGATAAAAGCAAGTAAAAAAATGACGTAG
- the LOC8267287 gene encoding uncharacterized protein LOC8267287 isoform X1 — protein MESELEVQEELKKDLLALRKLYGLLQTSCLDVDDRARILFKNLLDTARDNFLCIHSQMIATAERSGTPCLSKPMQATALSNWKPPTSSKPSIAAIQSNSYGNNSPKSDTDQSLLIKPSLVQAVSEQSRLSLSSQSKSQERKKRCRVCQQASVRPQREDSNYTDEYGVNGQAIDFLGGLRPVTSNKQAETASDFSKQVSNSIKLVESSIFTLQLGSAGIFDPTEVTATPIMQPKIEETATSKFGHTTDDTSKGTLVLGKREKLSAPENRMTPNGKISRAVELLCPGQSQNMNFNLGRVKRVSGAPSQANESLTYQYVHGFRIPPSEDVGVINLPSHTVKMMKKKLHNQITQDSSSLPDSVKKLIMKPSEDVSMINLPSHTVKMMKKKLHNQTTQDSSSLPDSVKKLIMKPMLLRNESPPLRKRDRLNRNRGMNTKRPIVGGLHQQKTFPYHQETGQISMSSSTTSYSSTSRPETKFSTSSSSGDNMPGRFRNVTPESSLYDSRSNSSPPYSSGSYRKVDVGPASKAAGPRRILRSSPDKAIGRLKRLKNKLRLIFHHHHHHHHHHHHHQQTDTDRDDSHGDRKGRAQTTSMWKNMHKILDHGNKQKVYEKQAVGKVRKSTISKNNQVGQFQALVQGLIRHVRHSKKSDLPKGGIQRGHKKGWWKMFQRHRGVKLTNKGRVRLQFTSKKPQIKASKKMT, from the exons ATGGAATCGGAATTAGAAGTCCAGGAAGAACTGAAGAAGGATTTGCTTGCCTTGAGAAAACTGTATGGGCTGCTCCAAACCTCCTGTTTAGAT GTGGATGATAGAGCAAGAATACTTTTCAAGAATCTGTTAGATACTGCTAGAGACAACTTTTTATGCATCCACTctcag ATGATAGCTACTGCAGAGCGATCGGGCACACCCTGTTTGTCCAAACCTATGCAGGCCACAGCCTTGTCAAATTGGAAGCCTCCTACATCATCCAAGCCTTCAATTGCTGCAATTCAGTCTAATTCTTATGGAAACAATTCGCCAAAATCAGATACTGACCAATCACTACTTATCAAGCCTTCGCTTGTTCAGGCAGTTTCCGAGCAATCAAGACTGAGTCTTTCCTCACAAAGTAAATCtcaggaaagaaagaaacgcTGCAGAGTTTGTCAGCAAGCGAGTGTGAGGCCACAGAGGGAAGACAGTAACTACACAGATGAATATGGAGTCAATGGACAAGCGATAGACTTTTTGGGTGGCCTAAGACCAGTGACGAGTAATAAACAAGCGGAAACAGCAAGTGACTTCTCTAAACAAGTGTCCAATTCAATTAAACTTGTTGAATCTAGCATTTTTACTTTGCAGCTTGGTTCTGCAGGTATTTTTGATCCAACAGAAGTTACTGCTACTCCTATCATGCAACcaaaaatagaagaaactGCAACAAGCAAATTCGGTCATACCACCGATGACACTAGCAAAGGAACTTTGGTTTTGGGGAAGAGGGAAAAACTTTCTGCTCCTGAGAATAGAATGACCCCTAATGGCAAGATTTCCCGGGCAGTTGAATTACTGTGCCCAGGCCAGAGTCAGAACATGAATTTCAATTTGGGACGAGTGAAGCGGGTAAGTGGAGCACCAAGTCAGGCTAATGAATCTTTGACATATCAGTATGTTCATGGCTTTCGGATCCCTCCGAGTGAGGATGTTGGCGTGATAAATCTTCCCAGCCATACTGTtaagatgatgaagaagaagctgCATAATCAGATAACCCAAGACAGTAGTTCCCTCCCTGATTCAGTGAAGAAGCTGATTATGAAGCCGAGTGAGGATGTTAGCATGATAAATCTTCCTAGCCATACGGTtaagatgatgaagaagaagctgCATAATCAGACAACCCAAGACAGCAGTTCCCTCCCTGATTCAGTGAAGAAGCTGATTATGAAGCCAATGCTGCTACGTAATGAGTCCCCACCTCTGCGTAAGAGAGATCGCCTGAACAGGAATAGAGGGATGAACACCAAGAGGCCGATTGTGGGTGGTCTACATCAGCAAAAGACATTCCCTTATCACCAAGAAACAGGCCAGATTTCCATGTCGAGTTCTACCACTTCCTATAGCTCGACAAGTCGGCCGGAAACCAAATTCAGCACCAGCTCCAGCAGCGGTGATAACATGCCAGGGCGGTTCCGTAATGTGACTCCTGAAAGTAGTTTATATGACAGTAGGAGTAACTCTTCTCCTCCTTATAGTTCAGGAAGTTACAGGAAAGTAGATGTAGGTCCTGCAAGTAAGGCTGCAGGTCCTAGAAGAATATTGAGATCAAGTCCTGATAAAGCAATTGGACGGCTGAAAAGGTTGAAGAACAAATTAAGGCTAATATTtcatcaccaccaccaccaccaccaccatcatCACCACCATCAACAAACTGACACTGACAGGGATGATAGTCATGGTGATCGTAAAGGGAGGGCTCAAACCACATCAATGTGGAAGAACATGCACAAAATTTTAGACCACGGAAACAAGCAAAAGGTTTACGAGAAACAAGCAGTTGGGAAAGTGAGAAAATCAACCATTAGTAAGAATAATCAGGTTGGACAATTTCAGGCACTGGTGCAAGGGTTGATAAGGCATGTTAGGCATTCAAAGAAATCAGATCTACCCAAGGGTGGAATCCAACGTGGTCACAAGAAGGGCTGGTGGAAAATGTTTCAGCGCCACCGTGGGGTTAAACTGACCAATAAAGGGCGTGTTAGACTCCAGTTTACCAGTAAGAAGCCACAGATAAAAGCAAGTAAAAAAATGACGTAG
- the LOC8267286 gene encoding GDSL esterase/lipase At1g71250 yields MFLVSFLAISMSLISTNGQFITDKSNPSLMGNGNGSSLVPAMYIMGDSSVDCGENNPFYPFLHRTFSLVPCDGSDNTLLPYLLAEKMGLLNTSLFFGQDGSIEGIRYGLNYGSAHSTIIKSESQSHQSLNQQLRQVFETFQLLQLQLSEETAQHFIRSSIFYLSFGRDDYVDLFLGNSSGIMLKYSGQEFARILVNQIVHAIRSLYDANVRKIVCMGILPLGCTPRTVSDWHNATAVDGRGCLEEINELVLQYNIMLDEHIIELNSEYPDAQIIFCDAYQGIMEIIANPLLFGFEDSKNACCGLGLHGAIISCLSAAMACNQPSAFVWWDLYNPSQRVNSFLADSAWSGQSLSGICSPITVQDLFYS; encoded by the exons ATGTTTCTTGTCAGTTTTCTTGCTATCTCGATGAGCTTGATCAGTACTAATGGGCAGTTTATCACGGATAAAAGCAACCCTTCTCTAATGGGAAATGGAAATGGGTCATCACTGGTACCTGCCATGTATATAATGGGTGATTCTTCTGTTGATTGTggagaaaacaatcctttCTACCCTTTCCTTCACCGCACTTTTTCTTTGGTTCCTTGTGATGGGTCTGATAATACGCTTCTTCCTTATCTTCTTG CTGAGAAGATGGGATTGTTAAATACGTCACTATTTTTCGGTCAGGATGGATCGATTGAAGGGATAAGATACGGTTTGAATTATGGTTCAGCACATTcaacaattataaaatctgAGAGTCAGAGCCATCAGTCTCTTAACCAACAACTACGTCAAGTATTTGAAACTTTTCAGCTGTTGCAGCTCCAGCTAAGTGAGGAAACTGCTCAGCATTTTATCAGATCCTCCATATTTTACCTCTCGTTTGGAAGAGATGACTATGTTGACCTTTTCCTTGGCAATTCTTCTGGCATAATGCTGAAGTACAGTGGCCAAGAATTTGCTCGCATTCTGGTCAATCAGATAGTTCATGCTATAAGGAGCCTTTATGATGCAAATGTTAGGAAGATCGTATGCATGGGCATATTGCCTTTGGGATGCACACCGCGTACAGTTTCCGATTGGCACAATGCCACTGCTGTTGATGGAAGGGGTTGTTTGGAAGAGATAAATGAACTGGTTTTGCAATACAATATAATGCTGGATGAGCACATCATTGAGCTCAATTCAGAGTATCCTGATGCTCAGATCATATTCTGTGATGCATACCAAGGAATTATGGAGATCATAGCCAATCCATTACTTTTTG GTTTTGAAGATTCAAAGAATGCTTGCTGTGGGCTCGGTTTGCATGGTGCAATTATCAGTTGTCTTTCAGCAGCAATGGCCTGCAATCAGCCTTCTGCTTTTGTCTGGTGGGATCTCTATAATCCTTCACAAAGAGTTAACTCTTTTCTTGCTGATTCAGCATGGTCTGGCCAGAGCTTGTCTGGCATTTGTAGTCCTATTACAGTTCAGGATCTATTTTACTCCTGA
- the LOC8267285 gene encoding F-box/WD-40 repeat-containing protein At5g21040, translating to MAFECQGRTEESKNYNSEENFNPKAKSLEIPKPILGCHFKDGILIRDSSKNFHSNEVLPNFRRSITDLPPALISEILNCLDPKELGIVSCVSTIFNRLASENQVWQEVYCERWGLPLVPAPSGVGISDEKSWKELFVEREFRSKTFLGRYSIDVLYGHTEAVRTVFLLASAKLVFTSGYDSVVRMWDMEDGLSIASSRPLGCTIRAVAADTKLLVAGGTDGFIQGWRAVEGLPCLFNLKGSQELNVEFRLWEHEGPITSLALDLLRIYSGSWDMTVRIWDRSLLKCLKVLRHSDWVWGLVPHDTTVASTSGSDVYVWDTHSGTLLAVINRAHVGNTYSLARSHTGDFLFTGGEDGAIHMFEIIGHSRMVNVFKIATWIPHSGPVYSLAFEFPWLVSASSDGKLSLIDVRKLLRICRRSTEKNASRINIVECKSVEPPQRMLHGFGPNLFSVDIGADRIVCGGEEGVVRMWNFSQALEIERRARALRGIRLENRMRRRKLQTEMSKGGRNDQCSVAAKKNSMHGDKNTVWHSKRAVSSKLKA from the coding sequence ATGGCATTTGAATGCCAGGGAAGAACTGAGGAGTCGAAAAATTACAATTCTGAGGAaaattttaatccaaaagCTAAAAGTCTTGAGATTCCTAAGCCCATATTGGGCTGTCATTTTAAGGATGGAATTTTAATTAGGGATAGTTCAAAGAACTTCCATTCTAATGAGGTTTTGCCTAATTTTCGCCGATCAATTACTGACCTTCCTCCAGCATTGATTTCTGAAATCCTTAATTGCCTTGACCCTAAGGAACTTGGTATCGTTTCATGTGTATCTACAATTTTTAATAGGCTTGCATCTGAGAACCAGGTTTGGCAGGAAGTTTATTGTGAGAGATGGGGACTTCCCCTGGTGCCTGCACCATCAGGTGTGGGGATTTCAGATGAGAAGTCATGGAAGGAATTGTTTGTGGAGAGAGAGTTTAGGAGTAAGACATTCTTGGGACGTTACAGCATTGATGTCTTGTATGGTCATACTGAAGCAGTTCGAACAGTTTTCCTTTTGGCTTCTGCCAAGCTCGTTTTTACTTCTGGTTATGACTCGGTTGTGCGGATGTGGGACATGGAAGATGGGTTATCTATTGCATCATCAAGGCCCCTTGGATGCACTATTCGGGCAGTTGCAGCAGATACAAAGCTCTTGGTTGCTGGTGGTACTGATGGTTTCATCCAAGGTTGGAGAGCAGTCGAAGGTCTCCCGTGCTTGTTTAACCTTAAGGGTTCTCAGGAACTAAATGTTGAATTTAGACTTTGGGAACATGAGGGACCTATAACTTCTCTTGCCTTGGACCTTTTGAGGATTTACAGTGGTTCATGGGACATGACTGTTCGCATATGGGATCGTTCTTTGCTAAAATGCTTAAAGGTTTTGAGGCATAGTGATTGGGTATGGGGCCTTGTTCCACATGATACTACAGTTGCTAGCACATCTGGGTCGGATGTGTATGTTTGGGATACTCATAGTGGGACTTTGCTTGCAGTTATTAATCGTGCTCATGTTGGCAATACTTATTCTTTAGCACGAAGCCACACTGGAGACTTTCTTTTTACTGGAGGAGAGGATGGGGCTATACATATGTTTGAGATTATAGGCCACAGCCGCATGGTTAATGTTTTCAAAATTGCAACTTGGATTCCCCACTCTGGCCCTGTGTATTCCCTTGCATTTGAGTTTCCATGGCTTGTTTCAGCTTCTAGTGATGGGAAACTGTCTCTTATAGATGTTCGAAAACTACTTAGGATATGCAGACGTTCTACAGAAAAGAATGCTTCAAGGATTAACATTGTAGAATGCAAGAGTGTAGAGCCACCACAAAGGATGCTTCATGGATTTGGGCCCAATTTATTTTCAGTGGATATTGGTGCTGACCGTATTGTATGTGGAGGAGAGGAGGGTGTTGTCAGGATGTGGAATTTTTCACAAGCTTTGGAAATTGAGCGGAGGGCTCGTGCTCTAAGAGGAATTCGGTTGGAGAACCGGATGAGGAGGCGCAAGCTCCAAACAGAAATGAGCAAGGGTGGGCGAAATGATCAGTGTTCTGTGGCAGCCAAGAAGAACTCTATGCATGGAGATAAGAATACTGTCTGGCATAGTAAGCGTGCAGTAAGTAGCAAGCTGAAGGCTTAG